One part of the Aurantibacillus circumpalustris genome encodes these proteins:
- a CDS encoding CCA tRNA nucleotidyltransferase translates to MYSFLEQDIFRIIQQASDELNVDAYAIGGYVRDMFLERSSKDIDVVTIGKGIDLATLVHQKLGREAHLSTFKNFGTAQVKFNDLEIEFVGARKESYNRDSRKPIVEDGTLEDDQNRRDFTINALAIGISKNKHAKLLDPFNGLEDLKNKILRTPLDPAITYSDDPLRMMRAIRFATQLNFAIEEKSLQAIATNKDRIKIVSKERISDELNKIILSPIPSVGFKLLFNTGLLHLIFPEMVKLQGTETIKGLSHKDNFYHTLEVLDNVAKKSDNLWLRWAAILHDIAKPATKRFEEGHGFTFHGHEDKGARMVPKIFTNLKLPLNEKMKYVQKLVELHLRPIVLAKTEVTDSAVRRLLFEAGDDIDDLMALCESDITTKNPNKVKRYMQNFEVVRTKLVELEEKDKLRNWQPPIMGEDIMKMYDLSPGREIGILKNALKDAILDGIVENTFEGAKKFLDKKFEELKKAN, encoded by the coding sequence ATGTACAGCTTTTTAGAACAAGATATTTTTAGAATTATTCAACAGGCATCTGACGAGTTAAATGTGGATGCTTATGCAATTGGCGGCTACGTTAGAGATATGTTTTTAGAAAGAAGCAGCAAAGATATTGATGTAGTTACCATTGGAAAAGGAATTGATTTAGCAACGCTTGTTCATCAAAAATTAGGACGCGAAGCGCATCTTTCTACGTTTAAAAATTTTGGTACAGCTCAGGTTAAATTCAATGATCTTGAAATTGAATTTGTTGGAGCCCGCAAAGAAAGTTATAATCGCGATTCCCGCAAACCCATTGTTGAAGATGGCACGCTTGAAGATGATCAAAACCGAAGAGACTTTACTATAAACGCTTTAGCAATTGGTATTTCTAAGAACAAGCACGCAAAACTTTTAGACCCATTTAATGGTTTGGAAGATTTGAAAAATAAAATACTCCGGACGCCCTTAGATCCTGCTATCACTTATAGCGATGATCCGCTGCGTATGATGCGTGCAATTCGCTTCGCAACACAATTAAATTTCGCCATTGAAGAGAAATCTTTGCAGGCAATCGCAACCAATAAAGACAGAATTAAAATTGTTTCAAAAGAAAGAATAAGCGATGAATTAAATAAAATAATTCTTTCTCCAATTCCTTCTGTGGGATTTAAATTATTATTTAACACAGGTTTACTTCATTTGATTTTTCCTGAAATGGTTAAGTTACAAGGCACCGAAACAATTAAAGGATTGTCTCATAAAGATAATTTTTACCATACGCTTGAAGTGCTTGATAACGTTGCAAAGAAAAGCGATAATCTTTGGTTACGTTGGGCCGCTATTCTGCACGATATAGCAAAACCTGCAACAAAACGTTTTGAAGAAGGACATGGATTTACCTTTCATGGCCATGAGGACAAGGGAGCGCGAATGGTTCCGAAAATTTTCACGAATTTAAAATTGCCATTGAATGAAAAAATGAAATACGTTCAGAAATTGGTGGAGTTGCATTTACGGCCTATTGTCTTAGCAAAAACAGAAGTTACAGATAGTGCAGTAAGACGTTTGCTTTTTGAAGCCGGAGATGACATTGATGATTTAATGGCGCTCTGCGAAAGTGATATTACAACTAAGAATCCCAACAAGGTAAAACGTTACATGCAAAATTTTGAAGTCGTGCGCACAAAGCTGGTTGAACTGGAAGAGAAAGATAAGCTGCGCAACTGGCAGCCGCCAATTATGGGGGAGGATATTATGAAGATGTATGATTTGAGTCCTGGCCGTGAAATAGGAATTCTTAAAAATGCTTTAAAAGACGCCATACTCGATGGTATAGTAGAAAATACCTTTGAAGGTGCTAAAAAGTTTCTTGACAAAAAGTTTGAAGAACTAAAGAAAGCGAATTAA
- a CDS encoding GSCFA domain-containing protein yields MKFHLNYIPKKNDFEINHKDTILLMGSCFAENIGTQLINSKFRTCVNPNGILFNPTSIYNCIEAAVHKSATDESFILERNGLYYSYMHHGSFSSENKNQLLGKLNESVNSTHDFIKKTNVLIITFGSAFVYHHKTLNETVANCHKQASSNFEKRLLEVDEIVKTYVSLISEVKVLNPEIKIIFTVSPVKYLKEGVEENNLSKATLILSINKLVKENANCFYFPAYELVNDDLRDYRFYKEDLAHPNQQAVDYIWQKFSDCYFSNKTIDLNQQINRLQLALNHKPMRESSLELAKWQAFIENQKLEIEKLSPDIKF; encoded by the coding sequence ATGAAATTTCACCTGAATTACATACCGAAAAAAAATGATTTCGAAATCAATCATAAGGATACTATTCTTTTGATGGGTTCTTGCTTTGCTGAGAATATTGGCACTCAACTAATAAATTCAAAATTTAGAACCTGTGTAAATCCAAACGGAATTTTATTTAATCCCACTAGTATTTATAATTGTATTGAGGCCGCTGTTCATAAAAGCGCTACCGATGAATCTTTTATTTTGGAAAGAAATGGTTTATATTATAGTTACATGCACCATGGATCTTTTTCTTCAGAAAACAAAAATCAGCTTCTTGGTAAATTAAACGAATCAGTAAATTCAACACATGACTTTATTAAGAAGACAAATGTGCTCATTATCACTTTTGGTTCTGCATTTGTCTACCATCATAAAACACTTAATGAAACGGTTGCCAACTGTCACAAACAAGCCTCTTCAAATTTTGAAAAGCGATTATTGGAAGTTGATGAAATAGTAAAAACATATGTTTCTCTTATTAGCGAGGTAAAAGTTTTGAATCCTGAGATTAAAATTATTTTTACGGTTTCTCCAGTAAAGTATTTAAAAGAAGGGGTGGAGGAAAATAATTTAAGCAAGGCGACGCTGATTTTGAGCATAAACAAGCTGGTGAAAGAGAATGCAAATTGTTTTTATTTCCCTGCTTATGAATTAGTGAATGACGATTTACGTGACTACCGTTTTTATAAAGAAGACCTTGCACATCCAAATCAACAAGCAGTGGATTATATTTGGCAAAAATTTTCGGACTGTTATTTTTCAAATAAAACGATCGATTTAAATCAACAGATTAATAGACTCCAACTGGCGCTTAATCATAAGCCGATGCGTGAGAGTAGCCTGGAATTGGCCAAATGGCAGGCTTTTATTGAAAATCAAAAACTAGAAATTGAAAAATTAAGTCCAGATATCAAATTTTGA
- the aspS gene encoding aspartate--tRNA ligase codes for MLRTNTCGELRIEHVGQQVSLCGWVQKTRKLGGATFIDLRDRYGITQLVFSDDSDAGKALGQEGFTREMVLRASGLVIERESKNKNIPTGEIEIKLQNIEVLNKAITPPFTIEDETDGGDELRMKYRYLDLRRSVVRKNLELRHRMAIETRNYLDKQNFLEVETPVLIKSTPEGARDFVVPSRMNENQFYALPQSPQTFKQLLMVSGFDRYYQIVKCFRDEDLRADRQPEFTQIDCEMSFVEQEDILQTFEGLTKHLFRAVKGIDIPEIARMSYADAMKYYGNDKPDTRFEMKLVEFNEVVKGKSFKVFDDAELVVAICAKGAAEYTRKQLDELTEWVKRPQIGATGLVYARCNAEGTFKSSVDKFYNEEELKKWGVTCGAEKGDLILVLAGAREKTQKAMSELRLEMGNRLGLRDKNKFSCLWVLDFPLLEWNEGDPNLLASLAGRWHAKHHPFTSPKPEDIELLNTNPGAVRANAYDIVINGVEVGGGSIRIHNKDLQAKMFDVLGFTKEEAQKQFGFLMNAFEYGAPPHGGIAFGFDRLCSLFGGAESIRDFIAFPKNNSGRDVMIDAPSEISQEQLKELSIDTIIKTT; via the coding sequence ATGTTACGAACAAATACCTGCGGTGAATTAAGAATAGAACATGTTGGACAACAAGTAAGCCTTTGTGGTTGGGTGCAAAAGACCAGAAAACTAGGTGGTGCTACTTTTATAGATTTAAGAGACCGTTATGGTATTACACAACTTGTTTTTTCTGATGACAGCGATGCAGGAAAAGCTCTTGGTCAAGAAGGGTTTACGCGTGAAATGGTTTTAAGAGCCAGTGGCCTTGTGATTGAACGCGAAAGCAAGAATAAAAATATACCCACTGGTGAAATTGAAATCAAACTTCAAAACATTGAAGTACTGAATAAAGCTATTACACCACCTTTTACTATTGAAGATGAAACTGATGGTGGTGATGAGCTGCGTATGAAATACCGTTACCTCGATTTACGTCGTAGTGTTGTAAGAAAAAATCTAGAATTACGTCATCGCATGGCAATTGAAACCCGTAATTATCTGGATAAACAGAATTTTCTAGAAGTTGAAACGCCAGTCCTAATTAAATCGACCCCTGAAGGTGCGCGTGACTTTGTGGTACCAAGTCGTATGAACGAAAATCAATTCTACGCCCTTCCTCAAAGTCCTCAAACATTCAAACAATTATTAATGGTAAGCGGTTTTGATCGTTATTATCAAATTGTGAAATGTTTTAGAGACGAAGATTTACGTGCAGACAGACAACCTGAATTCACGCAAATAGATTGTGAGATGAGTTTTGTTGAGCAGGAAGACATTTTACAAACATTTGAAGGACTTACAAAGCATTTATTCAGAGCTGTGAAAGGCATTGATATTCCTGAAATTGCGAGAATGAGTTATGCGGATGCCATGAAATATTATGGTAACGATAAACCAGACACGCGTTTTGAAATGAAATTGGTAGAATTTAATGAAGTGGTAAAAGGGAAGAGCTTTAAGGTTTTTGATGATGCCGAATTAGTGGTTGCGATTTGTGCTAAAGGTGCAGCTGAGTATACACGTAAACAATTAGATGAATTAACTGAATGGGTGAAACGTCCGCAAATAGGCGCTACAGGTTTGGTATATGCGCGGTGCAACGCCGAAGGAACATTCAAATCAAGCGTAGATAAATTTTATAATGAAGAAGAACTGAAAAAATGGGGAGTGACATGCGGTGCTGAAAAGGGCGATCTTATCTTAGTATTAGCAGGTGCAAGAGAAAAAACGCAGAAAGCCATGAGCGAGCTGCGTCTTGAAATGGGAAATCGTTTGGGCTTACGTGATAAAAATAAATTTTCGTGTTTATGGGTCCTTGATTTTCCTTTATTAGAGTGGAATGAAGGCGATCCAAACTTATTGGCTTCTTTAGCAGGACGCTGGCACGCAAAACATCATCCTTTCACTTCTCCGAAACCAGAGGATATTGAACTATTGAATACCAATCCTGGAGCCGTTAGGGCAAACGCTTACGATATTGTGATTAATGGAGTTGAAGTAGGGGGAGGAAGTATTCGTATTCACAATAAAGATCTTCAAGCGAAAATGTTTGACGTGCTTGGTTTTACCAAAGAAGAAGCGCAAAAACAATTTGGTTTCTTAATGAATGCTTTTGAATATGGAGCTCCACCGCATGGTGGTATTGCTTTTGGTTTTGATAGATTATGTTCTCTATTTGGTGGCGCTGAAAGTATTCGTGACTTTATCGCTTTCCCGAAAAATAATTCAGGACGTGATGTGATGATTGATGCACCAAGTGAAATTAGCCAAGAGCAACTTAAAGAGTTGAGTATAGACACTATAATAAAAACAACGTGA
- a CDS encoding sulfite exporter TauE/SafE family protein: MITILGFIAFLIIGVILGLIGGGGSILGVPVLVYILNYSAEEATTYSLFIVGLTSLIGAISYLRKGEISGEALYEFALASLVSVFCVRKFVMPAIPDQIHIFNGVISKDILIMVLFSLLILSSSVSMIRKRKPGSKSQVKWDEFARSPLGLPFVILLGIAVGFITGFVGAGGGFIIVPVLIFFLRLNFKKAIGTSLFIIAINSLVGFTGNIGNQEINWVFLISISAMSIVGITLGSMFSGKVSPKKLKPAFGWFTLVVGIAVLVKELVFN, encoded by the coding sequence GTGATAACTATTTTGGGCTTTATAGCGTTTTTAATTATTGGGGTAATTCTCGGGCTTATTGGTGGGGGCGGTTCAATTTTAGGCGTCCCGGTTTTGGTATATATACTTAATTACAGTGCTGAAGAGGCTACAACATATTCTTTATTTATTGTTGGATTAACTTCTTTAATCGGTGCAATTTCTTACTTACGTAAGGGTGAAATAAGTGGCGAAGCACTTTATGAGTTTGCATTGGCTTCACTAGTTAGTGTTTTTTGTGTTAGGAAGTTTGTTATGCCTGCTATACCGGATCAAATTCATATATTCAATGGCGTAATATCTAAAGACATTTTAATCATGGTTTTATTTTCTCTGCTTATATTAAGTTCTTCCGTAAGTATGATTCGTAAGAGAAAACCTGGAAGTAAAAGTCAGGTGAAATGGGATGAATTTGCAAGAAGTCCGTTGGGTTTACCTTTTGTAATACTATTAGGTATTGCGGTTGGTTTTATTACCGGTTTTGTTGGCGCAGGTGGAGGATTTATAATTGTACCCGTTTTAATTTTCTTTTTGCGATTAAATTTTAAGAAAGCAATTGGAACATCCTTATTTATTATTGCTATAAATTCATTGGTAGGCTTTACGGGCAATATCGGAAATCAAGAAATAAATTGGGTTTTCTTAATTAGCATCTCAGCAATGTCCATTGTCGGAATTACTTTAGGAAGTATGTTTTCAGGAAAAGTATCACCAAAAAAATTAAAGCCTGCCTTTGGCTGGTTTACTTTAGTTGTTGGTATAGCTGTGCTGGTTAAAGAACTAGTTTTTAATTAG
- a CDS encoding YbjQ family protein codes for MNTALITTSTSLEGYKITKQLGLVRGITVRSRSIVGNMVGGFMTLFGGRSAIYTELCERAREEALQLMIKHGKEMGCNAIINMRYDANEVMSGLTEVLAYGTAVVVEKTS; via the coding sequence ATGAACACAGCATTAATTACAACCAGTACTTCATTAGAAGGTTATAAAATAACAAAACAACTTGGCTTGGTGCGCGGCATTACGGTGCGTTCTAGAAGTATTGTTGGAAACATGGTAGGAGGATTTATGACTCTTTTTGGCGGAAGAAGTGCTATTTACACCGAACTGTGCGAAAGAGCGCGAGAAGAGGCCTTGCAGTTAATGATTAAACATGGTAAAGAAATGGGCTGCAATGCCATTATTAATATGCGTTATGATGCAAATGAAGTAATGAGTGGATTAACGGAAGTTCTTGCCTATGGAACGGCTGTTGTTGTCGAGAAAACAAGCTAA
- a CDS encoding T9SS type A sorting domain-containing protein, with protein MKKHFLIATLIFLFFTHKNNAQPDVFNIKPASCYTCCDGSFTMTVASCNPFSFNWGIIPKTYIYAGWNGNTFFFDNVCVGTYSIYVTGVADSCQSHNSNITIPFSTTGIFETSSDSKEFLSYPNPTDGSLNLNFSIDFFSSKKISIRILNVAGAEMLNKIITESDINLDLTAFGNGIYFLEVLNDEKLLMTRKIIKN; from the coding sequence ATGAAAAAACATTTTCTCATTGCAACATTAATCTTTTTGTTCTTTACTCACAAAAATAATGCTCAACCCGATGTTTTTAATATAAAGCCAGCAAGTTGTTATACGTGTTGCGATGGCTCGTTTACAATGACAGTTGCTTCCTGTAATCCTTTTAGTTTCAATTGGGGTATAATACCCAAAACATATATTTACGCTGGTTGGAACGGAAATACTTTTTTTTTCGATAATGTATGCGTTGGAACTTATTCAATTTATGTTACTGGCGTTGCTGATTCTTGTCAATCTCATAATAGTAATATTACTATACCCTTTTCTACAACCGGGATTTTTGAGACTTCAAGTGATAGTAAAGAATTTTTAAGTTACCCTAATCCAACAGACGGCTCGCTAAATTTAAATTTTTCGATTGATTTCTTCTCCTCTAAAAAAATAAGTATTCGCATTCTAAATGTGGCAGGCGCTGAAATGCTCAATAAAATAATCACTGAATCAGATATTAACCTTGATTTGACAGCTTTTGGAAATGGAATTTATTTTCTGGAAGTTCTTAACGATGAAAAATTACTTATGACGCGAAAAATAATCAAGAATTAA
- a CDS encoding NAD(P)-dependent alcohol dehydrogenase yields MKTTKGYAAQNATAPLAPFTLERRTLEPKDVQFDIIYCGVCHSDLHMAKNEWSGTVYPIVPGHEMVGKVTSVGTDVKKFKVGDLVGVGCLVDSCRDCDNCKKGLEQFCRNGSTGTYNGKDKISGGVTYGGYSKQIVVTEDFVLKVSEKLPLANVAPLLCAGITTYSPLRHWKVGKGHKVAVIGLGGLGHMAVKFAASFGADVTMLSTSPEKEKDARLLGAHHFALTKNPEDLKNLVGKFDFIIDTVSAPHNYNQYLAMLNTDGIMICVGAPPTPSEIMAFSLIGGRKSLAGSLIGGLPETQEMLDYCAEHNIVSEVEIIPMDYINTAYERMLAGDVKYRFVIDMSTL; encoded by the coding sequence ATGAAAACAACAAAAGGATACGCCGCACAAAACGCCACAGCGCCTTTAGCGCCATTTACTTTAGAAAGAAGAACTCTTGAACCTAAAGATGTTCAATTCGATATTATTTATTGTGGTGTTTGTCACTCCGATCTCCACATGGCAAAAAACGAATGGAGCGGAACTGTTTACCCTATTGTACCCGGACACGAAATGGTAGGAAAAGTGACAAGTGTTGGAACTGATGTGAAAAAATTTAAAGTAGGCGATCTTGTTGGTGTGGGTTGTTTGGTAGACTCTTGCCGTGATTGCGACAATTGCAAAAAAGGATTAGAACAATTTTGCCGTAATGGTTCTACTGGCACTTATAATGGTAAAGACAAAATTAGCGGTGGCGTAACTTATGGTGGTTATTCGAAACAAATTGTTGTAACGGAAGATTTTGTATTAAAAGTTTCCGAAAAACTTCCATTAGCAAACGTAGCACCTTTGTTATGTGCAGGCATTACAACCTATTCTCCATTGCGTCACTGGAAAGTTGGTAAAGGTCACAAAGTTGCTGTTATTGGTCTTGGCGGACTCGGACACATGGCAGTTAAATTCGCTGCTTCTTTTGGTGCAGATGTTACTATGCTAAGCACGTCTCCAGAAAAAGAAAAAGATGCACGTCTTTTAGGAGCGCATCATTTTGCATTAACCAAAAATCCTGAAGATTTAAAAAATCTTGTTGGGAAATTTGATTTTATAATTGACACTGTTTCCGCTCCTCATAATTACAATCAATACCTTGCCATGTTAAACACCGATGGCATTATGATTTGCGTTGGTGCACCGCCTACTCCATCTGAAATTATGGCTTTTAGTTTAATAGGTGGTCGCAAAAGTTTAGCGGGTTCCTTAATTGGTGGTTTACCCGAAACACAAGAAATGTTGGATTATTGCGCGGAACATAACATCGTATCTGAAGTTGAAATAATACCAATGGACTATATTAACACCGCTTACGAACGCATGCTTGCTGGCGATGTAAAATATCGTTTTGTTATAGATATGAGTACATTATAA
- a CDS encoding PaaI family thioesterase, giving the protein MTPKEVLATMLEKDEFTKWLGLKIDKIESGYCSLHFKVKKEMLNGFHSIHGGVIFSASDSALAFAANSHGSIAVALDVSITFTKPAKEGDVLYVEAKENHLGNKTALYDIQTKDSEGNLIALFKGTVYRTGKEIVKNQI; this is encoded by the coding sequence ATGACGCCAAAGGAAGTTTTAGCCACCATGTTAGAAAAAGACGAGTTTACGAAATGGCTTGGACTTAAAATCGACAAAATAGAAAGTGGTTATTGCAGTTTGCATTTTAAAGTTAAAAAAGAAATGCTAAACGGATTTCACAGCATCCATGGCGGCGTTATTTTTTCGGCTTCAGACTCTGCACTCGCATTTGCAGCCAACTCACACGGCAGTATTGCAGTGGCTTTAGACGTTTCTATTACATTCACAAAACCCGCCAAAGAGGGAGATGTTTTATATGTGGAAGCAAAGGAAAACCATCTTGGAAATAAAACTGCCTTGTACGATATTCAAACAAAAGATTCTGAAGGAAACCTTATTGCCCTTTTTAAAGGAACTGTTTATAGAACAGGAAAAGAAATAGTGAAAAACCAGATCTAA
- a CDS encoding IS4 family transposase — protein sequence MRTGNHFKNKIISLKERLKELRIYSLSHSCNFQKRRTKKIDPLNLILSFYNCNLNGSFSLSGWAFHLSQLINKPISKQAIFERVDADFINLCRELLNRSFNSKRTVNKFMKKFSNVYIQDSTCIHLPSSLYEFYQGNKTYTGNHSVAKIQVIYNLMKNTFEELMVTSFTRNDQAASADILQYISAGDLIVRDLGYFVLRSLKEILKKGAHFICPLRKDVHLFFPHNNQLIDLKKLLKNKKYLKQTVLLGKEEKVPVTLFAIKLDRKTASYRQKCAIQDRDRRKKLTIEKLHLLGWDVFVSSCADLEPQVIQDIYKIRWHIEIVFKSWKSHLKLEKNIPKRLNRPFIPEAIIYLTLLLTVLFIMPVYRLAIKTFKGISLIKTTRFIVGLMPRSDWTLSQVQLNNSRRLITYETRNRANFTDKVAFLT from the coding sequence ATGCGCACAGGAAACCATTTCAAAAATAAAATTATCTCTTTAAAAGAAAGACTAAAAGAATTAAGAATTTATTCACTTTCTCATTCATGCAATTTTCAAAAGCGACGAACCAAAAAAATCGATCCTTTAAATTTGATTTTGAGTTTTTACAATTGTAACCTAAATGGTTCGTTTTCTCTTTCTGGCTGGGCTTTTCATCTAAGTCAACTTATAAATAAACCGATTTCGAAACAGGCTATTTTTGAGCGAGTTGATGCTGATTTTATAAATTTATGTCGCGAACTTTTAAATAGATCTTTTAATTCTAAGCGCACGGTAAATAAATTCATGAAAAAATTCAGTAATGTTTACATTCAAGATAGCACCTGTATTCACTTACCAAGCTCATTGTATGAATTTTATCAGGGAAATAAAACTTACACAGGTAATCACTCCGTTGCGAAGATTCAGGTTATCTATAATTTAATGAAGAATACATTTGAAGAACTAATGGTTACTTCTTTTACCAGAAATGATCAGGCAGCTTCCGCTGACATCTTGCAATATATTAGCGCGGGCGACTTAATAGTAAGGGATTTAGGTTATTTTGTTTTAAGATCTCTTAAAGAGATTCTTAAGAAAGGAGCGCATTTTATTTGTCCATTACGAAAAGATGTTCATTTGTTTTTCCCACATAACAATCAACTCATTGATTTGAAGAAGCTATTAAAAAACAAAAAGTATTTGAAACAGACTGTTCTTTTAGGTAAAGAAGAAAAAGTACCTGTTACACTTTTTGCAATTAAATTAGATCGTAAAACAGCAAGCTATAGACAAAAATGCGCTATTCAGGATCGTGACAGAAGAAAAAAACTTACAATAGAAAAACTTCATTTATTAGGATGGGATGTTTTTGTAAGTTCTTGTGCAGACCTTGAACCACAAGTAATACAAGATATTTACAAAATAAGGTGGCATATAGAAATAGTTTTTAAATCATGGAAAAGTCATCTAAAATTAGAAAAAAACATCCCTAAAAGACTAAACCGACCATTTATTCCTGAAGCAATTATTTACCTCACCTTACTTTTGACTGTCTTATTTATAATGCCTGTATACCGACTAGCAATAAAAACATTTAAGGGTATAAGCTTAATAAAAACAACAAGATTTATTGTAGGATTAATGCCGCGATCGGATTGGACCTTAAGTCAAGTACAACTTAATAATAGTCGAAGATTAATAACCTACGAAACAAGGAATAGAGCGAACTTTACCGATAAAGTGGCATTTTTAACTTGA
- a CDS encoding arsenate reductase family protein, which produces MIIYYNARCSKCRETLEILEKNKCEVTFREYLKEPPTKKEFTQLLKKLNCDAFDIVRKTEPLYKERFSSKKLTNTQWIKVLCENPILIERPIVIDGVKALVGRPPILVLDFIKKKSSKRT; this is translated from the coding sequence ATGATTATTTATTACAATGCCAGATGCAGTAAGTGCAGAGAAACACTTGAAATTTTAGAAAAAAATAAGTGTGAAGTTACTTTCAGAGAATACCTCAAAGAACCACCCACAAAAAAAGAATTTACTCAGTTATTGAAAAAACTTAATTGTGATGCTTTTGATATTGTAAGAAAAACGGAACCGCTTTATAAAGAACGTTTCTCCAGTAAAAAACTTACAAATACACAATGGATAAAAGTTTTATGTGAAAATCCAATTCTTATTGAACGTCCCATTGTTATTGATGGAGTTAAAGCCCTTGTTGGAAGACCTCCAATCTTAGTTCTCGATTTTATTAAAAAGAAATCTAGTAAAAGAACTTAA
- a CDS encoding acyl-CoA dehydrogenase family protein, whose protein sequence is MSSTLLENEVGMSFQTNENQQMIADMIRKFGKEHILPKMMEWDESQEFPIEVFKKLGDLGLMGVLVPTEYGGSGFSYTEYVTAITELGSICGSIALSMAAHNSLCTGHILQFGNEEQKKKYLPKLATAEWIGAWGLTEANTGSDAMRMQCVAKQDGDHWVLNGTKNWITHGISGNVAVVLARTGELLDSHGITAFIVERTTPGFRGGKKENKLGMRASETAELIFENCRIHKSQVLGNVGDGFVQAMKVLDGGRISIAALSLGIAKGALNASIKYAKERQQFGQPIANFQGIAFKLADMATEFEAAELLTFKAADLKNKHQKMTKEGAFAKYYASEVAVRCSTEAVQIFGGYGYTKDFPVEKFYRDSKLCTIGEGTSEIQKLVIARELLK, encoded by the coding sequence ATGTCTAGTACACTATTAGAAAACGAGGTTGGTATGAGTTTTCAAACAAACGAAAACCAACAGATGATTGCGGATATGATTCGCAAATTTGGGAAAGAACATATTTTACCAAAAATGATGGAATGGGATGAGTCGCAAGAATTCCCTATTGAGGTTTTTAAAAAGCTTGGCGACTTAGGTTTAATGGGAGTTTTAGTTCCAACCGAATATGGAGGATCTGGATTTAGCTACACAGAATATGTTACCGCCATTACAGAACTAGGTAGTATTTGTGGTTCAATTGCTTTATCTATGGCCGCCCACAACAGTTTATGTACGGGACATATTTTGCAATTTGGTAACGAAGAACAAAAGAAAAAATACCTTCCAAAGTTAGCAACTGCAGAATGGATAGGCGCTTGGGGCTTAACCGAAGCCAATACAGGAAGCGACGCTATGCGTATGCAATGTGTTGCAAAACAAGATGGTGATCATTGGGTACTTAACGGAACAAAAAATTGGATCACTCACGGAATTTCTGGTAACGTTGCCGTTGTTTTAGCTAGAACAGGTGAATTATTAGATAGCCACGGCATTACTGCATTTATCGTAGAACGTACCACTCCTGGTTTCAGAGGCGGAAAAAAAGAAAATAAATTAGGTATGCGCGCAAGCGAAACTGCTGAACTTATTTTTGAAAATTGTCGCATCCACAAATCTCAAGTATTAGGTAATGTAGGTGATGGATTTGTACAAGCTATGAAAGTATTGGATGGTGGACGTATTAGTATTGCTGCATTGAGTTTAGGTATCGCTAAAGGTGCTTTAAACGCTAGTATTAAGTACGCTAAAGAACGCCAGCAATTCGGACAACCAATTGCTAACTTTCAAGGCATCGCTTTTAAATTAGCAGATATGGCTACTGAATTTGAAGCCGCAGAACTATTAACGTTTAAAGCTGCGGACTTAAAGAATAAACATCAAAAGATGACTAAAGAAGGGGCTTTTGCTAAATATTATGCGAGCGAAGTGGCTGTAAGATGCAGTACAGAAGCGGTTCAAATATTCGGTGGTTACGGGTATACAAAAGATTTTCCAGTTGAAAAATTTTACCGCGATAGCAAATTATGTACAATTGGCGAAGGAACTAGTGAAATTCAGAAATTAGTTATCGCTAGAGAGTTATTGAAGTAG